In Legionella cardiaca, a genomic segment contains:
- the tldD gene encoding metalloprotease TldD has protein sequence MTQALALAKDILLKPASLDETALEKLIRSMMSHHVDDADLYFQSSSYESWYLEDSEVKSGSYSIDRGVGIRAVSGDKTGYAYCDDILLPAMQRAADAARSIAFTGTKPVRPIQIAASPITRYAPLNPIEGMSKQEKIALLEAIDKEARRIDPRVIQVNASLSGCYEVVMVAGMHGQMTADIRPLVSIHVSVIVEDKNGRRESARSGGGGRVAYSYFLEKERALGYAREAVREALINLEAEDAPAGTMPVVLGPGWPGVLLHEAVGHGLEGDFNRKGLSAFSGRLGQQVAAKGVTVVDDGTLKDRRGSLTIDDEGTPAQCTTLIEDGVLVNYMQDKLNAKLMGMQPTGNCRRESYAHLPMPRMTNTYMLVGKYHPDEIIRSVKRGLYAVNFGGGQVDITSGQFVFSASEAYLIEDGKVTKPVKGATLIGNGPEVMKKVSMIGNDLSLDSGIGVCGKDGQSVPVGVGQPTLKIDALTIGGTR, from the coding sequence ATGACTCAGGCGTTAGCGCTAGCCAAAGATATATTATTAAAGCCTGCATCTTTAGATGAAACCGCTTTAGAAAAATTAATTCGCTCTATGATGAGCCATCATGTGGATGATGCAGATCTTTATTTTCAAAGTAGCAGTTATGAGTCCTGGTATTTAGAAGACTCTGAAGTGAAGAGTGGTAGCTATTCTATCGATCGTGGTGTTGGTATTCGAGCCGTAAGTGGTGATAAGACCGGCTATGCCTATTGTGATGATATTTTATTGCCTGCCATGCAACGAGCAGCAGACGCTGCCCGCTCAATTGCTTTTACTGGAACAAAACCAGTGCGGCCTATTCAGATAGCCGCGTCACCTATTACACGTTACGCGCCATTAAATCCTATTGAAGGCATGAGCAAACAAGAAAAAATAGCGCTCTTAGAGGCAATTGATAAAGAAGCACGGCGCATTGATCCTCGTGTTATACAAGTCAATGCTTCTTTAAGCGGATGTTATGAAGTCGTTATGGTTGCGGGCATGCATGGCCAAATGACTGCTGATATACGACCTTTAGTCAGTATTCACGTAAGCGTCATTGTTGAAGATAAAAATGGGCGTAGGGAATCAGCGCGCTCTGGGGGTGGTGGTCGTGTAGCTTATTCTTATTTTCTAGAAAAAGAAAGAGCCCTCGGCTATGCACGCGAAGCAGTGCGTGAAGCTTTGATTAATCTTGAAGCAGAGGATGCACCTGCTGGCACAATGCCTGTTGTGTTAGGACCAGGTTGGCCTGGCGTCTTATTACATGAAGCGGTTGGGCATGGGTTAGAAGGCGATTTTAACCGCAAAGGGCTTTCCGCTTTTTCTGGACGTTTGGGACAGCAAGTTGCTGCAAAAGGTGTCACCGTGGTTGATGATGGCACCTTAAAAGATAGACGCGGTTCTCTCACCATTGATGATGAAGGAACACCTGCTCAATGTACAACCCTTATTGAAGACGGGGTGTTGGTAAATTATATGCAGGATAAGCTCAATGCAAAATTAATGGGTATGCAGCCTACTGGTAATTGTCGTCGCGAATCCTACGCTCATTTGCCGATGCCGCGAATGACTAATACCTACATGTTGGTCGGTAAATACCACCCCGATGAAATAATTCGTTCTGTGAAGCGCGGTTTGTATGCTGTTAATTTTGGTGGGGGACAGGTTGATATTACCTCTGGTCAATTCGTCTTTTCGGCCAGCGAGGCATATTTGATTGAAGATGGTAAAGTAACCAAGCCTGTTAAGGGCGCAACACTCATTGGCAATGGCCCTGAAGTGATGAAAAAAGTAAGCATGATCGGCAATGATCTTTCTCTGGACAGTGGCATTGGTGTGTGCGGCAAGGATGGGCAATCTGTTCCAGTTGGTGTTGGTCAGCCTACTTTAAAAATTGATGCATTAACTATTGGCGGTACTCGCTAA
- a CDS encoding UbiX family flavin prenyltransferase: MKKKRIIIGISGASGIIYGIRLLELLAQTDYETHLIVSKAAQQTRSCETNLTANELCELADVFYSIHDIAAAISSGSFKTAGMIIAPCSMQTLASIACGTTSNLLTRAADVVLKERRRLVLLVRETPLHLGHLENMKKVTEMGAIVAPPVPAFYNQPQTINDIVTHSVGRVLDLFDIDVNVVKRWKETDSE; the protein is encoded by the coding sequence ATGAAAAAAAAACGCATTATTATCGGCATATCCGGAGCCTCTGGAATTATTTATGGTATTCGACTTCTAGAGTTATTAGCTCAAACCGATTACGAAACACATCTTATTGTTTCAAAAGCAGCGCAACAAACACGTTCTTGTGAAACCAATTTAACCGCAAATGAATTGTGTGAATTGGCAGATGTTTTCTATTCTATTCACGATATTGCTGCTGCAATATCAAGTGGATCATTTAAAACAGCAGGAATGATTATCGCTCCTTGCTCAATGCAAACTTTAGCAAGTATTGCCTGTGGTACTACGTCTAATCTCCTGACACGGGCTGCTGATGTCGTTTTAAAAGAGCGCCGTCGATTAGTTTTATTGGTTCGTGAAACCCCTCTTCACCTGGGACATCTTGAAAATATGAAAAAAGTAACCGAAATGGGAGCCATTGTTGCTCCTCCTGTCCCAGCATTTTATAATCAACCTCAGACAATAAATGATATCGTTACTCATAGTGTCGGGCGTGTGTTGGATTTATTTGATATTGATGTGAATGTTGTCAAACGCTGGAAAGAGACTGACTCCGAATAA
- the lepB gene encoding signal peptidase I produces the protein MKAKSYRNYLQQKFNYSMLREWSSFLFLVLILFAARSAIADWNRIPSGSMEPTIYVGDLILVNKLAYDLKIPYTTIHLAEWANPKQGEIVVFNKPGDGQRLIKRVIGTPGDIIEMKNNVLIVNDHPSTYSPLPPVTAKLPKEEQNLAVFATEQLNQKSHAVMGLPSQPALRSFGPIKIPADQFFLLGDNRDNSADSRYFGFVPRQQIIGRAERVIISWDKEDFYKPRFKRFLQKLI, from the coding sequence ATGAAAGCCAAAAGCTACAGAAATTATTTACAACAAAAATTTAATTATTCCATGCTACGAGAATGGAGTTCTTTTTTATTTCTCGTATTGATTTTATTTGCAGCTCGTTCAGCAATTGCCGATTGGAATCGCATCCCCTCAGGATCGATGGAACCAACAATTTATGTTGGCGATTTAATTTTAGTGAATAAATTAGCCTATGATCTTAAAATCCCTTATACTACAATTCATCTTGCTGAATGGGCAAATCCAAAACAAGGAGAAATTGTTGTTTTTAATAAACCAGGTGACGGACAACGTTTAATTAAAAGAGTCATTGGCACACCTGGCGACATTATAGAAATGAAAAATAATGTGTTAATTGTGAATGATCATCCCTCTACCTACAGCCCTTTGCCACCCGTCACGGCGAAGCTTCCAAAAGAAGAGCAAAATTTGGCAGTCTTTGCAACTGAACAGTTAAACCAAAAATCTCATGCTGTTATGGGACTACCCTCTCAGCCAGCCTTACGTTCATTTGGTCCTATTAAAATTCCAGCAGATCAATTTTTTCTGTTGGGGGATAATCGCGACAATAGCGCTGATTCCAGATATTTTGGTTTTGTACCACGCCAGCAAATTATTGGCAGGGCAGAAAGAGTAATTATCTCTTGGGATAAGGAAGATTTCTATAAACCAAGGTTTAAAAGATTTTTGCAAAAATTAATTTAA
- a CDS encoding AMP-binding protein produces the protein MTMQAKLLNHLLLENENNLSDKVYLRQPREGQWHELTWSMVIHQARQVARLLQDVGLKKGDHVAIFSKNCAEWFISDFGISLAGMVNVPLFANQHEDSIKFVLSHAEVKLVFIGKLDDHQRVHRYIPEELPTVSFGYHGNMNTTYHWTDVLAKEPVEKVVETSPDDLYTIIYSSGTSAQPKGAVYTHEIIANYLSLFPKDIRRIKVLDHYHLMSYLPLAHVYERSAIQLGSITIPCDVSFVESLDKFADNLREVQPTFFTAVPRIWGVFQQKIEQKLPPGKLNFLLKIPFVSSLIKKKIKHHLGLNRCTNCFSGASHLPLSIIEFFDKLDLKIQEGYGQTENLAYATFTMLGQRRPGYVGTPRLQVELKLGDENELMIKSPCLMKEYYKNKEATDATLTKDGWLHTGDIAQLDENYNVKIIGRLSENFKNQKGEFIIPAPIEERFAANSAIEQLCIVGRELPNNVLIVTLSDLGRSQNKENVKQELQESLRKVNSELANYEKISHVIILKDAWTPENGLLTPTLKVKRRIVEANYHDLIKGAVSQRNTIVWA, from the coding sequence ATGACAATGCAAGCAAAATTATTGAATCATCTTTTACTCGAGAATGAAAATAATTTGAGTGACAAGGTTTATCTTAGACAACCACGCGAAGGACAATGGCATGAATTAACCTGGAGTATGGTTATCCACCAAGCCAGGCAGGTGGCACGTTTACTACAGGATGTGGGGTTAAAAAAAGGGGATCATGTTGCAATTTTTTCAAAAAATTGCGCGGAATGGTTTATTAGCGATTTCGGAATTAGTTTAGCAGGTATGGTCAATGTGCCTTTATTTGCTAATCAGCATGAAGATAGTATCAAATTTGTGCTAAGTCATGCAGAAGTTAAACTTGTCTTTATTGGTAAGCTGGATGACCACCAACGAGTTCACCGTTATATTCCTGAAGAATTGCCTACAGTAAGTTTTGGCTATCATGGGAATATGAATACAACCTATCATTGGACTGATGTTCTTGCTAAAGAACCTGTGGAAAAGGTTGTAGAGACTTCACCAGATGATTTATATACCATTATTTATTCTTCCGGTACGTCGGCTCAGCCGAAAGGCGCTGTCTATACTCATGAAATTATTGCGAACTATCTCAGTTTATTTCCTAAGGATATTAGGCGAATAAAGGTACTCGATCATTATCACCTCATGTCCTATTTACCTTTGGCTCATGTCTATGAGCGCTCCGCAATTCAATTGGGTAGCATCACGATTCCTTGTGATGTTTCTTTTGTTGAGAGCCTTGATAAATTTGCTGACAATCTGCGCGAAGTCCAACCCACATTTTTTACAGCGGTCCCGCGGATTTGGGGGGTATTCCAACAAAAAATAGAGCAAAAATTACCACCTGGAAAACTGAATTTTCTTCTTAAAATACCTTTTGTATCCAGTTTGATAAAAAAGAAAATTAAACATCACTTGGGGTTAAATCGATGCACCAATTGTTTTTCCGGAGCGTCTCATTTGCCACTCTCTATTATTGAATTTTTTGATAAGCTTGATTTAAAAATTCAAGAAGGTTACGGACAAACCGAAAACTTAGCTTATGCAACATTTACAATGCTTGGTCAACGACGCCCTGGTTATGTAGGTACTCCCAGACTACAAGTGGAATTAAAATTAGGTGACGAAAATGAATTAATGATTAAATCACCTTGTTTGATGAAAGAATATTACAAAAATAAAGAAGCAACGGATGCTACACTAACCAAAGATGGCTGGTTACATACAGGTGATATTGCACAGTTGGATGAAAATTATAATGTAAAAATAATTGGGCGCCTTTCTGAGAATTTTAAAAATCAAAAAGGAGAATTTATTATCCCTGCGCCTATTGAAGAACGGTTTGCAGCAAACTCAGCTATCGAACAATTATGTATAGTGGGGCGTGAGTTACCAAACAACGTTTTAATTGTTACTTTGAGTGACTTGGGACGTAGTCAAAATAAAGAAAATGTTAAACAAGAATTACAGGAAAGTTTACGTAAAGTGAACAGTGAATTAGCCAATTACGAAAAGATTAGTCATGTTATTATTTTGAAAGATGCCTGGACGCCTGAGAATGGTCTTTTAACCCCAACACTTAAGGTAAAACGACGTATTGTAGAGGCTAATTATCATGATCTTATTAAAGGGGCGGTTTCTCAGCGTAACACTATTGTATGGGCCTAA
- a CDS encoding SEL1-like repeat protein, which produces MDMKKYILSIAMGTLLLSSVYASTQEGEAAYNEQRYEKAFMLLSDEAAKGDAKAQYLLGKMYYNGQGVTYNAEKTEQLLLASANQGNVDAQVLLAGFYWYQETPDGYSKALQWYEKAAAQNNSDAQYALGYMYDHATGVPQNYETAMSWYKKAAEQGNSEAALSIGFMYDTGTGVAKDLPEAIKWYQKAAELNNPGALYNLGLLHKYGEGVPKDETKAFEYFQKAADKGHAKSQLEVGYFYDTGKTGSADLQKAAYWYQKSADQGNANAQFNIGDMYLYGDGVTKNLEQAVSWIRKSAEQGYGRAQNKMGIFYRDGIGVTVNPVEAYAWFSVAVTNGFTDSSKARDELEKTLTPEQLQQAKDLANKYALQYKTK; this is translated from the coding sequence ATGGACATGAAAAAATACATTTTATCAATTGCAATGGGTACCCTATTACTAAGCTCGGTTTATGCCAGTACTCAGGAAGGCGAGGCGGCTTATAATGAGCAGCGTTACGAGAAAGCTTTCATGTTACTTTCTGATGAAGCCGCTAAAGGTGATGCAAAAGCACAATATCTGTTAGGTAAGATGTATTATAACGGACAAGGAGTAACTTATAATGCTGAGAAAACCGAACAGCTATTATTAGCCTCCGCTAATCAGGGTAACGTAGATGCCCAGGTGTTATTAGCGGGATTTTACTGGTACCAGGAAACACCCGATGGTTACAGTAAGGCACTTCAATGGTACGAAAAGGCAGCAGCTCAAAATAATTCCGACGCCCAATATGCTCTCGGTTACATGTATGATCATGCAACAGGCGTACCGCAAAATTACGAGACTGCTATGTCGTGGTATAAAAAAGCTGCTGAACAAGGAAATTCCGAAGCTGCTTTATCTATTGGTTTTATGTATGATACAGGAACCGGTGTAGCGAAAGATTTGCCTGAGGCGATTAAATGGTATCAAAAAGCCGCAGAACTCAATAATCCAGGTGCACTCTATAACCTCGGTCTTTTACACAAATATGGCGAAGGTGTTCCAAAAGACGAAACTAAAGCGTTTGAATATTTTCAAAAAGCGGCAGATAAGGGACATGCCAAGTCCCAACTTGAAGTCGGTTATTTTTATGATACTGGAAAAACAGGCTCTGCTGATTTACAAAAAGCAGCCTATTGGTATCAAAAAAGCGCTGATCAAGGTAATGCCAATGCTCAATTCAATATAGGTGACATGTACTTATATGGTGACGGGGTTACAAAAAACCTGGAACAAGCCGTTAGCTGGATTCGTAAATCAGCTGAGCAAGGATATGGAAGGGCTCAAAATAAAATGGGCATCTTTTATCGTGATGGCATAGGAGTAACGGTTAATCCCGTTGAAGCTTACGCATGGTTTAGCGTTGCAGTTACGAATGGTTTTACTGACTCTAGCAAAGCGCGAGACGAGCTTGAAAAAACACTCACGCCCGAGCAATTACAGCAGGCTAAAGATTTAGCCAATAAATATGCCCTGCAGTATAAAACCAAATAA
- a CDS encoding DUF5617 domain-containing protein, whose translation MPLLSSIDIHHFSDKIKEKEGFFIDSSTLEIPDVPLFSNYEPGNADVRLIAKDSVAALKKQFDDAREIIQLDANDETGIQIALDKVEDLSELQVQYHAILKKMGTASRENFIRTCQSLDKIFALILTNTVSLDEIVSTPTITPIIIPHLDECIEIIRILQTLPEQENEEDALASSLSYFFLNSIFRQAAIVNENKKKLTLDGEQLTEDDIICPFTRKKISVSGSLKSQKDAENFLAIYIALSRLAGAKESDELKSFLDLQEEGRESYLRKANKCLVQYLDSPKRFPFTAYQQQFLNDIGAADAEQQMKQSSEYLHFKELEGRYSHLWDNEKAFTRNVLALLIDYNKQDWCIPALGLFFTAHWNRHHHALVARAIEVLESGKDITETLAELEKDVKKHPKFDAEGSLMRRVAFIRYQAELSIDAPDTLLSSFPGDGAELSADPESAATDAGLKLDY comes from the coding sequence GTGCCATTGTTATCGTCAATAGATATCCACCATTTTAGCGACAAAATTAAAGAAAAAGAGGGCTTCTTCATTGATTCCAGTACCTTAGAAATCCCTGATGTTCCCTTGTTTTCAAATTATGAACCTGGAAATGCTGATGTTCGTTTAATCGCCAAGGACAGTGTGGCTGCTTTAAAAAAGCAATTTGATGATGCTCGTGAAATAATTCAATTGGATGCAAATGACGAGACAGGCATTCAAATAGCCTTAGACAAAGTTGAGGATTTATCAGAATTGCAAGTCCAATATCATGCTATTCTGAAAAAAATGGGAACAGCCTCGCGTGAGAATTTTATAAGAACATGTCAAAGTTTAGATAAAATATTTGCTCTTATTTTGACAAATACTGTTAGCCTGGACGAAATTGTATCCACCCCAACAATTACTCCAATAATTATTCCTCATTTAGATGAATGCATTGAGATAATTAGAATTTTGCAGACTTTACCCGAACAAGAAAACGAAGAGGATGCACTAGCCAGTTCTTTATCATACTTTTTTTTAAACTCAATTTTTAGGCAAGCGGCAATTGTTAATGAAAATAAGAAAAAATTAACGCTTGACGGTGAGCAATTAACAGAAGATGATATTATTTGCCCATTTACCAGAAAAAAAATCTCAGTTTCTGGTTCACTAAAATCCCAAAAAGATGCAGAAAATTTTCTAGCTATTTATATTGCTCTCAGTAGATTAGCCGGTGCTAAGGAAAGCGATGAGCTTAAAAGTTTTTTAGACTTGCAAGAAGAAGGCAGAGAGTCTTATTTAAGAAAGGCAAATAAATGCTTGGTACAATACTTAGACTCCCCAAAACGATTTCCATTTACCGCTTATCAACAACAATTCTTAAATGATATTGGTGCAGCAGACGCTGAACAACAAATGAAGCAATCTAGCGAATATTTACACTTTAAAGAGCTAGAGGGTCGTTATTCTCATTTATGGGACAATGAAAAGGCATTTACTCGTAATGTATTAGCGCTATTAATCGATTACAACAAACAAGATTGGTGTATTCCCGCGTTAGGTTTATTTTTTACGGCACACTGGAATCGCCACCATCATGCATTAGTCGCTCGCGCCATAGAGGTACTTGAATCTGGTAAGGACATTACAGAGACATTAGCCGAGCTGGAAAAAGATGTTAAAAAACATCCTAAATTTGATGCTGAGGGTTCTCTTATGCGTCGTGTCGCATTTATCCGTTATCAAGCTGAATTATCAATAGATGCTCCTGATACCTTGCTTAGTTCTTTCCCTGGCGATGGTGCAGAGCTCTCGGCTGATCCAGAATCTGCAGCGACTGATGCAGGATTGAAGTTGGATTATTGA
- the mfd gene encoding transcription-repair coupling factor — MVKLILNPPKVDKKQTWGNLYGCSLPLAIAEYCQQKAGIKLLVAPDNLSAGQLLAELRFFLSDKNAPELLFFPDWETLPYDQFSPHQDIISERLATLSRLQQVSNAIVISSASTLMHRLCPPQFLHHHALILQEGQTLNLEQFRHHLQEAGYHCVNKVLEHGEFAIRGAIIDIYPMGSPTPFRIELFDDVIDSLRQFDTESQRTIAKITNIQLLPAREFPLNEQSITLFRRAFREQFSGNPSQCPVYEAVSEGQYPSGIEYYLPLFFEQTATFFDYLPANANIFLIGEIPEQAEQFWQEVATRYEQRSYDITRPILKPNRCFLTATELLTYANQYQQIRCYNETVEKKGAVFNFNIEKAPSLPIERQAEKPLAKLSDYIADKNKRFLIVVESAGRREVLLDLLKQATITPKIQASWEDFLEDSALISITTGPLIYGTELIDQQIAVIVEAQLFGEQAIPQRRSTQKAVDPDLIIRDLAELRMDTPVVHLQFGVGRYKGLKTLDSNGTMNEFLVLTYAGDDKIYVPVTSLHLISRYTGVDSEHAPLHKLGSDQWQKEKKKAAEKIHDVAVQLLEVYAKREAKPGYVYQFNSADYQRFASGFPFAETTDQLRAIEQIIKDMESPRPMDRLICGDVGFGKTEVAMRAAFIAVQNGKQVCVLVPTTLLAAQHFETFRDRFAEFPINIELLSRFRSGKESEKVIDSLKSGQTDIVIGTHKLFSKEISFKNLGLLIIDEEHRFGVKQKEHIKSLRTHVDILSMTATPIPRTLNMAMAGIRDISLIATPPAKRLAIKTFWQEKSDYILREAMLREILRGGQVYFLHNNVQTLERVCQDLQLLVPEAKIRGAHGQMRERELERIMSDFYHHRFNVLVCTTIIETGIDIPTANTIIIDRADKFGLAQLHQLRGRVGRSHHQAYAYLLTPNEKLLTSDAVKRLEAIVSLEDLGAGFTLATHDLEIRGAGELLGEDQSGNMQAIGFSLFMEMLDKAVSDLKAGKTPELATPVQQGPEIDLRLSAIIPDDYIADIHTRLIMYKRIANAKNKQQLRDLQIEMIDRFGLLPQPAKNLLLVTELKLLATQLGINKINAAQQQGKLEFGEQPKIDPAILINLIQLHAKRYQLDGPTRLKFTLDNTTAEERIHEIQALLSKLANKEIEW; from the coding sequence ATGGTCAAACTGATACTTAATCCCCCTAAAGTTGATAAAAAACAAACTTGGGGAAATTTATATGGCTGCAGTCTTCCTTTAGCAATAGCTGAATACTGTCAACAAAAAGCAGGCATCAAACTTTTAGTTGCGCCAGACAATCTAAGTGCAGGACAACTATTGGCCGAACTACGCTTTTTTTTGAGTGATAAAAACGCCCCAGAATTGCTGTTTTTTCCAGATTGGGAAACACTACCTTATGATCAATTTTCACCACACCAAGATATTATTTCTGAACGCTTAGCTACGTTGAGCCGCTTGCAACAAGTCTCTAATGCGATAGTTATCAGTTCAGCAAGCACGTTGATGCATCGCTTATGTCCACCGCAGTTTTTGCATCACCACGCGTTAATTCTGCAAGAAGGTCAAACACTTAATTTAGAACAATTTAGACATCATTTGCAGGAGGCCGGCTATCACTGCGTGAACAAAGTGTTGGAACATGGTGAATTCGCTATCCGCGGAGCAATTATTGATATTTATCCCATGGGAAGCCCGACGCCTTTTCGCATCGAGTTATTTGATGATGTCATTGATAGCCTACGGCAATTTGATACGGAATCACAACGTACAATTGCTAAAATTACAAATATTCAACTTTTGCCAGCGCGCGAATTTCCTCTAAATGAGCAAAGTATCACTTTATTTCGTCGCGCCTTTAGAGAACAATTTTCTGGCAATCCAAGTCAATGCCCTGTTTATGAAGCAGTCAGTGAAGGACAATACCCTTCAGGAATAGAATACTATTTGCCCTTATTTTTTGAACAAACTGCCACTTTTTTTGATTATCTACCCGCAAATGCTAACATCTTCCTCATTGGGGAAATTCCTGAACAGGCGGAGCAATTTTGGCAAGAAGTCGCAACACGCTATGAGCAGCGAAGCTACGATATTACACGTCCGATTCTTAAACCTAACCGTTGTTTTTTAACGGCCACAGAATTACTGACTTATGCAAACCAATACCAGCAAATTCGTTGTTATAATGAGACCGTAGAAAAAAAAGGAGCTGTTTTTAATTTTAATATTGAAAAAGCGCCCTCTTTACCTATTGAACGTCAAGCTGAAAAGCCCTTAGCAAAATTAAGTGATTATATTGCAGACAAAAATAAACGTTTTCTCATTGTTGTAGAAAGTGCAGGAAGACGCGAGGTTTTGTTGGACTTGCTAAAACAAGCTACTATAACACCGAAAATACAAGCTTCCTGGGAGGATTTCCTTGAGGACTCCGCTCTCATTAGTATTACTACAGGTCCATTAATTTATGGTACCGAACTCATTGATCAACAAATTGCAGTAATCGTTGAAGCGCAGCTGTTTGGTGAACAGGCTATTCCTCAACGACGAAGCACCCAAAAAGCTGTCGATCCCGATCTGATCATTCGCGATTTGGCTGAGCTGCGCATGGATACACCCGTGGTTCATTTACAATTTGGCGTAGGTCGGTATAAAGGCCTTAAAACCCTGGACAGTAATGGAACGATGAATGAATTTCTCGTTTTAACCTATGCTGGGGATGACAAAATTTATGTACCGGTCACCTCCCTTCATCTAATCAGTCGTTATACGGGTGTTGATAGTGAACACGCACCCTTGCATAAATTAGGTTCCGACCAATGGCAAAAAGAGAAGAAAAAAGCTGCCGAAAAAATTCATGACGTGGCGGTGCAATTACTTGAAGTCTATGCTAAACGTGAAGCAAAACCAGGTTACGTTTATCAGTTTAATTCCGCTGATTATCAACGTTTTGCCAGTGGTTTCCCTTTTGCTGAAACAACCGATCAATTAAGAGCAATTGAACAAATTATTAAAGACATGGAATCACCACGACCCATGGATAGGTTAATCTGTGGTGACGTAGGCTTCGGCAAAACAGAAGTTGCCATGCGTGCCGCTTTCATTGCTGTGCAAAATGGAAAACAGGTTTGTGTCCTCGTTCCTACTACATTGTTGGCTGCGCAGCATTTCGAAACATTTCGCGATCGATTTGCCGAGTTTCCTATTAATATTGAACTACTATCTCGTTTTCGTAGTGGCAAAGAGTCTGAGAAAGTCATTGATTCTTTGAAGAGCGGCCAAACTGACATTGTGATCGGCACCCACAAACTTTTTTCCAAAGAGATTTCTTTTAAGAATCTAGGACTCCTTATCATCGATGAAGAACATCGTTTTGGTGTTAAGCAGAAAGAACATATTAAATCTTTACGCACCCATGTTGATATTTTGTCTATGACGGCAACCCCTATCCCCAGAACATTAAACATGGCTATGGCTGGCATTCGCGATATTTCTCTTATTGCAACTCCCCCGGCAAAAAGGCTAGCCATTAAAACATTCTGGCAGGAAAAGAGTGACTATATTCTTCGAGAAGCGATGCTGCGTGAGATTTTACGTGGAGGGCAGGTTTATTTTCTTCATAATAATGTGCAAACTCTTGAGCGCGTCTGTCAGGATTTGCAATTATTGGTCCCTGAAGCAAAAATTCGTGGAGCACATGGACAGATGCGTGAACGTGAACTAGAACGAATTATGTCCGATTTCTATCATCACCGTTTTAATGTGCTCGTCTGCACCACTATCATCGAAACAGGAATCGACATTCCTACGGCAAATACCATTATTATTGATAGGGCTGATAAATTTGGATTAGCGCAACTCCATCAACTACGGGGGCGCGTGGGACGTTCTCACCATCAAGCCTACGCCTACTTATTAACACCCAATGAAAAATTATTAACCTCTGATGCAGTCAAACGATTAGAAGCTATTGTTTCTTTAGAAGACTTAGGCGCCGGATTTACTTTAGCCACTCATGATTTAGAAATTCGGGGAGCTGGTGAACTACTGGGCGAGGATCAAAGCGGTAACATGCAGGCGATTGGTTTTAGCTTATTTATGGAAATGCTCGATAAAGCCGTTAGCGACCTAAAAGCAGGTAAAACTCCTGAGTTGGCAACGCCCGTGCAGCAAGGTCCAGAAATTGACTTACGATTAAGCGCCATTATTCCCGACGATTATATTGCTGATATTCATACCCGTTTGATTATGTACAAGCGAATTGCCAATGCTAAAAATAAACAGCAATTACGTGATTTACAAATTGAAATGATAGATCGCTTTGGTTTACTACCGCAGCCTGCTAAAAATTTACTGTTAGTCACTGAACTAAAACTTTTAGCAACGCAGTTAGGAATTAACAAGATTAATGCCGCACAGCAACAAGGTAAACTGGAATTTGGCGAACAACCAAAAATTGATCCTGCTATCCTGATTAATCTGATTCAGCTCCACGCCAAACGTTATCAACTGGATGGCCCTACTCGTCTAAAATTTACGCTAGATAATACAACAGCGGAAGAGCGTATTCATGAAATTCAGGCACTATTAAGCAAATTAGCTAATAAAGAAATTGAATGGTAA